The following proteins are co-located in the Paludibaculum fermentans genome:
- a CDS encoding MFS transporter — protein sequence MGSGTFRALGHRNFRLYAGGMTVSLAGTWMQQLAQSWLVYRLTHSEWMLGLTWFCANIPILLLSPITGLVADRYPRRRIVLYAQTAAMIQAVILAILTLTGHIQVWQVLSLAVVLGIASAFDIPGRQALFVHLVGKEDLVNAISLNSAVFNSARVIGPPIAGFVVAKLGEGTCFALNALSFLAVIFSLVAMDVVEPPPQGSSETPLERIAQGFRYAWGTKAIRVLLVTAGAASLAAAPASALAPVFAEEIFHRGAQGLGMLSGALGLGAILGTLSLAGRRGAKGLHWVILLSTLGMGGGFIAYSWSSSFPISLGIMTFLGTCIFRQNAANNTAIQTHVEDHFRGRVMGLYSMMVIGMLPVGSLLSGAMASAIGSRWTTTIGGFASLFAAAFVYFHRRTLQTWLDL from the coding sequence ATGGGGTCTGGCACTTTCCGCGCGCTGGGGCATCGCAACTTCCGTCTCTACGCCGGCGGCATGACCGTGTCCCTGGCCGGCACCTGGATGCAGCAGCTCGCCCAGAGCTGGCTCGTCTACCGCCTCACCCATTCCGAATGGATGCTCGGCCTCACCTGGTTCTGCGCCAACATCCCCATTCTCCTGCTCAGCCCCATCACGGGACTCGTGGCCGACCGCTATCCGCGCCGCCGCATCGTGCTCTACGCCCAGACCGCGGCCATGATCCAAGCCGTCATCCTGGCCATCCTGACGCTGACTGGTCACATTCAGGTCTGGCAGGTCCTCAGCTTGGCCGTAGTCCTCGGCATCGCCAGCGCCTTTGACATTCCCGGCCGCCAGGCGCTCTTCGTCCACCTGGTCGGCAAGGAGGACCTGGTCAACGCGATCAGCCTCAACTCCGCTGTTTTCAACTCGGCGCGGGTCATCGGGCCGCCCATCGCCGGCTTCGTCGTCGCGAAACTGGGCGAAGGCACATGCTTCGCGCTGAACGCCCTCAGCTTCCTGGCCGTCATCTTCAGCCTCGTCGCCATGGACGTCGTCGAACCGCCGCCCCAGGGCTCATCCGAAACCCCGCTGGAGCGCATTGCCCAGGGCTTCCGCTATGCCTGGGGGACCAAAGCCATTCGAGTCCTGCTGGTCACCGCCGGGGCCGCCAGCCTGGCCGCCGCACCCGCCTCCGCCCTGGCCCCGGTCTTCGCCGAGGAGATCTTCCATCGCGGCGCCCAGGGCCTGGGCATGCTCAGCGGAGCCCTGGGGTTAGGCGCGATCCTCGGCACCCTCAGCCTGGCCGGACGCCGCGGAGCCAAGGGCCTGCACTGGGTCATCCTGCTCTCCACGCTCGGGATGGGCGGCGGCTTCATCGCCTACTCCTGGTCCAGCTCATTCCCCATCTCCCTGGGGATTATGACCTTTCTCGGCACCTGCATCTTCCGCCAGAACGCCGCCAACAATACCGCCATCCAAACCCACGTCGAGGATCACTTTCGCGGACGCGTCATGGGTCTTTATTCGATGATGGTGATAGGCATGCTTCCGGTGGGCAGCCTGCTCTCGGGAGCCATGGCCTCGGCTATCGGCTCACGCTGGACGACAACGATTGGCGGATTCGCGAGTCTCTTCGCCGCCGCTTTCGTCTATTTCCATAGGAGGACTCTCCAAACTTGGCTCGATCTCTGA
- a CDS encoding enolase C-terminal domain-like protein — translation MRISSFSIHPVAVADPPIRSSYGLHSPYALRTILILNTDDGITGIAEAHGGDGSIAALNAIQPMVLGMDPFQLHALWSNWGKPDTSGDRSQTWMVPGENPRDARTRAFAAVEAACLDIIGKAVGKPVCDLLGGRARDAAPFSAYLFYKHAGGGGEGADAREDEYGECLSPETMVRQCRQMIEKYGYKEIKLKGGVLEPEIEIETIRALRREFGPGYPLRIDPNCAWSVETSVHVGRSLREELSGGGYLEDPTASMEGMAEVRKRLLAEGIDTPLASNVAVTGLDDVVPAWRTDAVQVVLSDPHYWGGIRNVQRLSDLCDALGVGVSMHSNNHLGVSMMIMAHACCVSPGMHFACDTHYPWQSEQDEVIEGGRVKFVEGAVVIPDKPGLGIELDMDQVGRLEERYNKLTYRKRDDAAEMRKHVDPAWQRILPRW, via the coding sequence GTGCGCATTAGTTCATTCTCCATTCATCCTGTCGCGGTGGCCGACCCTCCCATCCGTAGTTCCTACGGGCTCCACTCCCCTTACGCTCTCCGTACCATCCTGATTCTGAACACCGATGACGGCATCACCGGCATCGCCGAGGCGCATGGCGGAGACGGCTCCATTGCCGCGCTGAACGCCATCCAGCCCATGGTGTTGGGCATGGATCCTTTCCAGTTGCATGCGCTGTGGTCGAACTGGGGTAAGCCGGATACGAGCGGCGACCGGTCGCAGACCTGGATGGTGCCCGGCGAGAATCCGCGCGACGCCCGCACGCGGGCCTTTGCGGCGGTGGAAGCGGCCTGCCTGGACATCATCGGCAAGGCGGTTGGCAAGCCCGTCTGTGACTTATTGGGCGGCCGGGCGCGGGATGCGGCTCCGTTTTCGGCGTACCTGTTCTACAAGCACGCGGGCGGGGGCGGGGAAGGCGCCGATGCGCGAGAGGACGAGTATGGCGAATGCCTGTCACCGGAGACCATGGTCCGGCAGTGCCGCCAGATGATCGAGAAGTATGGCTACAAAGAGATCAAGTTAAAGGGCGGCGTGTTGGAGCCGGAGATCGAGATCGAGACGATCCGGGCGCTGCGGCGCGAGTTCGGGCCCGGGTACCCGCTGCGGATCGATCCGAACTGCGCGTGGTCGGTGGAGACGTCGGTCCACGTGGGCCGGTCGCTGCGGGAGGAGCTTTCGGGCGGCGGGTATCTGGAAGATCCCACGGCGTCGATGGAGGGCATGGCGGAGGTCCGGAAGCGGCTGCTGGCCGAAGGGATCGACACGCCATTGGCTTCGAACGTCGCGGTGACCGGTTTGGACGATGTGGTGCCTGCCTGGCGGACCGACGCGGTGCAGGTGGTGCTGTCGGATCCGCACTACTGGGGCGGGATCCGGAATGTCCAAAGGCTTTCGGATCTGTGCGATGCGCTGGGCGTGGGCGTCTCGATGCACTCGAACAATCACCTGGGCGTCAGCATGATGATTATGGCGCACGCCTGCTGTGTCTCGCCGGGCATGCACTTCGCGTGCGATACGCACTATCCCTGGCAGAGTGAGCAGGATGAGGTGATTGAGGGCGGCCGGGTGAAGTTCGTGGAAGGTGCCGTGGTGATTCCGGACAAGCCGGGCCTGGGTATCGAGCTGGATATGGACCAGGTGGGGCGTTTGGAAGAGCGCTATAACAAGCTGACCTACCGGAAGCGCGACGATGCGGCCGAGATGCGGAAACATGTCGACCCCGCGTGGCAGCGGATCCTGCCCAGATGGTAG
- a CDS encoding TonB-dependent receptor, with product MIRTTGVVLFAALLGGTGNLSGAELKLFGSIQGQVRNGAGVGQMGASVFLMNRYERIVQRVLTAPDGHFRFDALTPDNYSVRVSLSSFVPAMRSNIPVRAGFESFLNIQLATLFSSIELVYSNPTQTGLLSDDWKWTLRSSTATRPVLRFSPNDPWLNGGATPAPSSSPLAATSGLVRVSAGDQGLSSSLGSEADLGTAFALATSLFGSNVVKFSGNFGYAPGTNTPTTGFRTSYSRHNDSASAPNVELTVRQAAMRQRAGQGFFSGQGATPTLRTMSVKVSEKTTITDAISLEYGAVLESVVFIEHLNLFSPFARMTYDLGRIGQIEAGFSSGAPALDLIAHNRDDGGQEQLLGLAMFPRVSLNNGRARVQRNETFELGYRRAAGSRTYAASVYQDFIRDAAVTFDSVNNDFGDGDRLPDLASRSSIFNMGNYKTIGYSGSVTQNFHSNWNATVMAGATGMMSPGVSSLETNLGSELRHSMRPVRKAWASARVMGQMPASGTRLTASYVWTPDGTLGPTHAYLTQTNTPQLGLNFQVHQPIPAVSGIPGRLEMNAELRNLLAQGYVPIASADGSMLLLIQFPRSFRGGVSFIF from the coding sequence ATGATTCGCACCACCGGGGTTGTTCTTTTCGCCGCCCTCCTGGGCGGTACTGGAAATCTGTCAGGAGCCGAACTCAAGCTGTTCGGCTCTATACAAGGACAGGTGCGTAACGGCGCCGGGGTCGGCCAGATGGGTGCGTCGGTCTTTCTGATGAACCGCTACGAACGCATCGTTCAGCGCGTTCTCACCGCGCCCGACGGCCACTTCCGCTTCGACGCCCTCACACCCGACAACTACAGCGTTCGCGTCTCGCTCAGCAGCTTCGTCCCCGCCATGCGCAGCAACATCCCCGTGCGGGCCGGCTTCGAAAGCTTCCTGAACATTCAGCTCGCCACGCTCTTCAGCTCCATCGAGCTTGTCTATTCGAACCCCACGCAGACGGGCCTGCTCAGCGACGACTGGAAGTGGACCCTTCGCAGCTCCACCGCCACCCGCCCGGTCCTGCGCTTCTCGCCCAACGATCCGTGGCTGAATGGCGGAGCCACACCTGCCCCGTCGAGTTCTCCCCTCGCCGCCACCTCCGGGCTCGTCCGGGTTTCGGCCGGCGACCAGGGCCTCTCGTCCTCATTAGGATCGGAAGCGGATCTGGGTACCGCCTTTGCGCTCGCCACTTCCCTCTTCGGCAGCAATGTGGTCAAGTTCAGCGGCAATTTCGGCTACGCTCCGGGCACCAATACGCCCACCACCGGCTTCCGCACCAGCTACAGCCGCCACAACGACTCCGCCTCGGCGCCAAACGTCGAGCTCACCGTGCGCCAGGCGGCAATGCGCCAGCGCGCCGGACAGGGCTTCTTCTCCGGCCAGGGCGCGACGCCCACCCTGCGCACCATGTCCGTCAAGGTGAGCGAGAAGACTACCATCACCGACGCGATCTCACTGGAATACGGCGCCGTGCTGGAGTCGGTCGTCTTCATTGAGCACCTGAACCTCTTTAGTCCGTTCGCCCGCATGACTTACGACCTCGGCCGCATCGGCCAGATCGAGGCCGGTTTCTCCAGCGGCGCTCCGGCGCTCGACCTCATCGCCCACAACCGCGATGACGGCGGGCAGGAACAACTGCTTGGCTTGGCCATGTTCCCGCGCGTCTCCCTGAACAACGGCCGCGCCCGAGTCCAGCGCAACGAGACTTTTGAACTGGGTTACCGCCGCGCCGCCGGCTCCCGCACCTACGCCGCCTCGGTCTACCAGGATTTCATCCGCGACGCCGCTGTCACGTTCGATTCCGTCAACAATGATTTCGGCGATGGCGATCGCCTGCCCGACCTCGCGTCGCGCAGCTCGATCTTCAACATGGGGAACTACAAGACCATCGGCTACTCCGGCTCGGTCACGCAGAACTTCCACAGCAACTGGAACGCCACCGTCATGGCCGGCGCCACGGGGATGATGAGTCCGGGCGTCTCCAGCCTGGAAACGAACCTGGGCTCGGAACTGCGTCACAGCATGCGGCCGGTGCGCAAGGCCTGGGCTTCAGCCCGCGTCATGGGCCAGATGCCCGCCTCCGGCACCCGGCTCACGGCGTCCTATGTGTGGACCCCTGACGGCACGCTGGGTCCGACGCACGCCTACCTGACGCAAACCAATACCCCGCAACTGGGTTTGAATTTCCAGGTTCACCAGCCCATCCCCGCCGTCAGCGGCATTCCGGGCCGCCTGGAGATGAATGCCGAACTCCGCAACCTGCTGGCCCAGGGCTATGTGCCCATCGCCAGCGCGGACGGGAGCATGCTGCTGTTGATCCAGTTCCCACGCTCCTTCCGCGGCGGCGTCAGCTTCATCTTCTAG
- a CDS encoding GWxTD domain-containing protein, whose protein sequence is MTSKELVSVFLTGTLMICPTMPLAAQKKKQDSAARETVAKPQTEKEKRKAEEKLKKELMTPYRKWLNEDVIYIITDEEKKAFSRLATDEEREQFIEQFWLRRDPTPDSQENEYKEEHYRRIAYANERYASGIPGWKTDRGQIYITFGPPDEIESHPSGGTYERPYEEGGGTTSTYPFEKWRYRYLANVGSGTDINIEFVDKTMTGEYRMTMDPSEKDALLMVPGAGLTMMEQMGMSSKNDRFNRTDGTRLGTGNTPQSARMNQFERLQQFADLQKAPKVKFTDLEAQVNSRIMFNLLPMQARADFFPTTSTTVMTNITLQFNRKDLQFKQNGPVSQGVVNIYARITSMARRVVNVFEDVVTVDIATDMLQEGSKGSSIYQKSVPLAPGKYRLNVVAKDVVGGNMNNYEMSLDVPRMDDDKLFASSLILADVLEKVPTRSIGTGQFVIGSSKVRPRMGDNFKNSEKMGIYVKLYNFQPDEKTNKPSGTVEYEIVKTSDNSKVLEFTEDVTQIEGSASQMTIEKMLPLGNLNLAPGQYTIRLKVTDKLKNQSLTQSAQFSIT, encoded by the coding sequence ATGACGAGCAAAGAACTGGTCTCCGTCTTCCTCACCGGAACGCTGATGATCTGCCCGACCATGCCCTTGGCCGCGCAGAAGAAGAAGCAGGATTCCGCCGCCCGCGAAACTGTCGCCAAACCTCAGACTGAGAAAGAAAAGCGGAAAGCGGAGGAAAAGCTCAAGAAAGAGCTGATGACTCCCTACCGCAAGTGGCTCAATGAGGACGTCATCTACATCATCACCGACGAAGAAAAGAAAGCCTTTTCCCGTCTGGCGACCGACGAGGAGCGGGAGCAGTTCATCGAACAGTTCTGGCTCCGCCGCGACCCCACCCCGGACTCGCAGGAGAACGAGTACAAGGAAGAGCACTACCGACGCATTGCTTACGCCAACGAGCGCTATGCGTCCGGCATCCCCGGCTGGAAGACTGACCGTGGTCAGATCTACATCACCTTCGGCCCGCCTGACGAAATCGAATCGCATCCCTCCGGCGGCACCTATGAGCGCCCCTACGAAGAGGGCGGCGGTACCACTTCCACTTACCCCTTTGAGAAATGGCGCTACCGCTACCTGGCGAACGTCGGCAGCGGCACCGACATCAACATCGAATTCGTCGACAAGACCATGACCGGTGAGTACCGCATGACCATGGACCCGTCTGAAAAGGACGCCCTGCTCATGGTGCCCGGCGCCGGCCTGACGATGATGGAACAGATGGGCATGTCCAGCAAGAACGACCGTTTCAACCGTACGGACGGCACTCGCCTGGGCACCGGCAACACGCCCCAGTCCGCCCGCATGAACCAGTTTGAACGCCTGCAACAGTTCGCTGACCTGCAGAAGGCGCCCAAGGTTAAATTCACCGACCTGGAAGCCCAGGTGAACTCGCGTATCATGTTCAACCTGCTGCCCATGCAGGCTCGCGCTGACTTCTTCCCCACCACCAGCACCACGGTGATGACCAACATCACCCTGCAGTTCAACCGCAAGGACCTGCAATTCAAGCAGAACGGCCCGGTGAGCCAGGGCGTCGTCAATATCTACGCCCGCATCACCTCGATGGCCCGCCGCGTCGTCAACGTCTTTGAAGACGTCGTCACCGTCGACATCGCCACCGACATGCTCCAGGAAGGCAGCAAAGGCTCTTCCATCTATCAGAAGTCGGTCCCGCTCGCCCCAGGCAAATACCGCCTGAATGTCGTCGCCAAGGATGTCGTCGGCGGCAACATGAACAACTACGAGATGTCGCTCGACGTTCCTCGCATGGACGACGACAAACTCTTCGCCAGCTCGCTCATCCTGGCCGACGTCCTGGAGAAGGTCCCGACGCGCAGCATCGGCACCGGCCAGTTCGTCATCGGCTCCTCGAAGGTCCGCCCCCGCATGGGCGACAACTTCAAGAACAGCGAGAAGATGGGCATCTACGTCAAGCTCTATAACTTCCAGCCTGACGAGAAGACCAACAAGCCCTCCGGCACCGTGGAATACGAGATCGTCAAGACCAGCGACAACTCCAAAGTGCTTGAATTCACAGAGGATGTCACGCAGATCGAGGGTTCGGCCTCGCAGATGACCATTGAGAAGATGCTGCCGCTGGGGAACCTCAACCTGGCGCCCGGGCAGTACACGATCCGTTTGAAAGTGACCGACAAGCTCAAGAATCAGTCCTTGACCCAGTCGGCTCAGTTCTCTATAACATAA
- a CDS encoding queuosine precursor transporter codes for MTSSARAFSALERPDHRFKFFDSLVVIFVTILLISNLIGPKICAIGPFRISGAQLLFPITYIFGDVFTEVYGYAGSRRAIWLGFFGSALMAVMGLVVVWLPPAPDFKDQAAFATVFGAVPRMIAASLCAYWAGEFANSFVMAKMKVWTQGKALWMRTIGSTVVGQFVDSVVIMTLAFGFKESWGTILNLIFSGYVGKVLYEVVATPGTYLVVNTLKRLEGVDVYDTDTNFSPFAKGSSGEKFVALTPQHESSGAD; via the coding sequence ATGACCTCTTCGGCCCGCGCGTTCAGCGCGCTGGAACGGCCCGATCACCGTTTCAAGTTCTTCGACAGTCTTGTCGTCATCTTCGTCACCATTCTGCTGATCTCGAACCTCATCGGTCCCAAGATCTGCGCCATCGGCCCGTTCAGGATCAGCGGCGCCCAACTGCTCTTCCCCATCACCTACATCTTTGGTGATGTGTTTACAGAGGTTTACGGCTACGCTGGCTCGCGCCGCGCCATCTGGCTCGGCTTCTTTGGCTCCGCCCTCATGGCCGTCATGGGCCTGGTTGTCGTCTGGCTGCCGCCCGCCCCCGACTTCAAGGACCAGGCCGCCTTCGCCACCGTCTTCGGCGCCGTCCCGCGCATGATCGCCGCCAGCCTCTGCGCCTACTGGGCCGGCGAATTCGCCAACTCCTTTGTTATGGCCAAGATGAAGGTCTGGACCCAAGGCAAAGCCCTGTGGATGCGCACCATCGGCTCCACCGTCGTCGGCCAGTTTGTCGACTCCGTCGTGATCATGACCCTCGCGTTCGGCTTCAAGGAGTCCTGGGGCACCATCCTCAACCTCATCTTCTCCGGCTATGTCGGAAAGGTACTGTACGAGGTCGTCGCGACACCCGGCACCTATCTCGTCGTGAACACGCTCAAGCGCCTGGAAGGCGTGGATGTGTATGACACGGATACGAACTTCAGCCCGTTTGCCAAGGGATCCTCGGGCGAGAAGTTTGTGGCCTTGACGCCACAGCACGAATCCAGCGGAGCCGATTGA
- a CDS encoding Fic family protein produces MPTPSEKLASSLTVLRALQDSGQRVFRTGDFSRTDRQRLQKSGFLAEVMKGWLISSSPNAREGDSTPWYASFWEFCSRYCHERFGPDWHLSPEQSLFLHAEQTVVPSQVVVYSPLGKNNKTELPNGTSLFDLKAEGMPPARDIVEREGLRLFSAAAALVRVPERVFLRHAVEARVVLAGLREASEVLDPLLEGGQSVVAGRLAAAFRRIGRPAIADEIVATMKSAGYDVREHDPFAAEQVVVPLSAVAPIAGRLEALWELMRGKVAALMPRLPGLPSDGRAYLQSVDETYREDAYHSLSIEGYRVTHDLIERVRTRGWDPEHDASDRQSRDALSARGYWQAFQLVKEDVTRVIAGADAAQLVSTSHRAWYRELFQPCVLAGLIPPGALAGYRNDAVYLRTSRYVPPRWEAVRDAMPVLFQLLAAEENSYVRAVLGHWMFGYIHPFPDGNGRMARFLMNAMLASGGYPWTVIRVDARDSYLSALDRASIDMDIEPFATLIARWVNDAIERTATASRRRT; encoded by the coding sequence ATGCCCACTCCAAGCGAAAAACTCGCATCGTCTCTGACTGTATTGCGAGCACTTCAGGATTCCGGTCAGCGTGTATTCCGTACCGGCGACTTCAGCCGCACTGACAGGCAACGGCTGCAGAAGAGCGGCTTCCTGGCGGAAGTGATGAAAGGTTGGCTAATCTCCTCGAGCCCGAACGCCAGAGAGGGTGACAGCACGCCCTGGTACGCCTCGTTTTGGGAGTTCTGCTCCCGCTACTGTCACGAGCGCTTTGGACCGGACTGGCACCTATCGCCGGAGCAGTCGCTCTTTCTCCATGCCGAGCAAACGGTGGTGCCATCCCAGGTGGTGGTTTACAGCCCACTGGGCAAGAACAACAAAACGGAGCTACCCAATGGAACTTCATTGTTCGACCTCAAGGCAGAGGGCATGCCGCCGGCGAGAGACATTGTGGAGCGCGAAGGGCTGCGCCTTTTTTCTGCCGCCGCTGCGCTGGTGAGAGTGCCGGAGCGCGTATTCCTGCGCCATGCGGTAGAGGCACGTGTCGTGTTGGCGGGTCTCCGGGAAGCCTCTGAAGTGCTGGATCCTCTGCTGGAAGGTGGGCAATCCGTCGTGGCGGGACGATTGGCCGCGGCTTTTCGGCGGATCGGCCGTCCTGCGATCGCCGACGAAATCGTGGCGACCATGAAGTCCGCGGGCTATGACGTCCGGGAGCACGATCCTTTTGCGGCGGAACAGGTGGTAGTGCCGTTATCGGCGGTGGCCCCAATAGCGGGACGGCTCGAGGCTCTTTGGGAGTTAATGCGCGGCAAAGTTGCGGCTCTGATGCCCCGGTTGCCTGGACTGCCGAGCGATGGCCGGGCCTACCTGCAGTCGGTGGACGAAACCTATCGCGAGGACGCGTATCATTCTCTCTCCATCGAGGGTTACCGCGTCACTCACGACCTCATCGAGCGGGTGAGGACCCGAGGATGGGATCCGGAGCACGATGCCTCCGACCGCCAAAGCCGGGACGCGCTTTCGGCTCGTGGGTATTGGCAGGCTTTTCAACTCGTGAAGGAAGACGTGACCCGGGTCATTGCCGGCGCGGACGCGGCGCAGCTGGTAAGCACGAGCCATCGCGCGTGGTATCGCGAACTGTTTCAGCCGTGCGTCCTGGCCGGGCTAATCCCTCCAGGGGCTTTGGCCGGATACCGGAACGATGCGGTTTACCTCAGGACTTCCCGGTATGTGCCCCCAAGATGGGAGGCCGTCCGCGACGCGATGCCGGTTCTGTTCCAACTGCTGGCAGCCGAAGAGAATTCTTACGTGCGTGCCGTGCTGGGACATTGGATGTTTGGATATATCCACCCATTCCCTGATGGGAACGGTCGAATGGCGCGTTTCCTGATGAACGCTATGTTAGCGTCAGGCGGCTATCCGTGGACCGTGATCCGCGTAGACGCTCGCGACTCGTACCTCTCCGCGCTGGATCGGGCGAGTATTGATATGGATATTGAGCCCTTCGCGACATTGATTGCCCGATGGGTCAACGATGCGATAGAGCGAACGGCTACTGCTTCTCGAAGAAGAACTTGA
- a CDS encoding M24 family metallopeptidase: MARARLIEVAWPEFGLTAETPDWRAPLEVYRRRLSQLEEAMVREGLTHLAVYGDREHFANLAWLTGFDPRFEEALCFVRPGAKPLLLAGNECLGYLPASPPVAAGDIEVRRHTPFSLPDQPSQPGNLLDGLDLDAHCKVGVAGWKSYSQPSSIDAPSYLVDELRFAAGYENVTNAAHLFIDNTSGLRTTVDPHEVAFFEWTNGLASEGMRRVIHTIRQGALDYDLLEQARFNGVPLSAHMTLKCGANRVSLASARGERVTVGGRFSCGIAYWGANVCRCGWVAASERDLPPDAEGYLDHFAIPYFEAMAAWFDVLRIGATGGALHQAVHTRLDQDTFRVFLNAGHLIHLDEWLCSPVWAGSTIPLRSGMVMQSDVIPSNPKYYSSRMEDGYLMADAALQAQLEPALLDRCRARRDFMRTKLGLPVHDDVLPLSNLCGIVPPYLLAPHQVLSCAG, from the coding sequence ATGGCTCGCGCACGCCTGATCGAGGTCGCCTGGCCCGAGTTCGGCCTCACCGCCGAAACCCCGGATTGGCGGGCGCCCCTCGAGGTCTACCGCCGCCGCCTCTCGCAACTGGAAGAGGCGATGGTCCGCGAAGGCCTCACCCACCTCGCAGTCTACGGCGACCGCGAGCACTTCGCCAACCTCGCCTGGCTCACCGGCTTCGATCCCCGCTTTGAAGAGGCCCTGTGCTTCGTCCGGCCCGGCGCCAAACCGCTGCTGCTGGCTGGTAACGAGTGTCTGGGCTACCTGCCCGCCTCACCCCCTGTCGCCGCGGGTGACATCGAAGTACGCCGCCATACGCCGTTCTCCCTGCCCGACCAGCCCAGCCAGCCGGGAAACCTGCTCGATGGCCTCGACCTCGATGCCCACTGCAAGGTTGGCGTCGCCGGCTGGAAGTCCTACAGCCAGCCGAGCTCCATCGACGCGCCGTCTTACCTCGTCGACGAGCTCCGCTTCGCCGCCGGCTATGAGAACGTCACCAACGCCGCCCACCTGTTCATCGACAACACGAGCGGCCTGCGCACCACCGTCGACCCGCACGAAGTCGCCTTCTTCGAATGGACCAACGGCCTGGCGTCCGAAGGCATGCGCCGCGTCATCCACACCATCCGCCAGGGCGCCCTAGACTACGACCTGCTGGAGCAGGCCCGGTTCAACGGCGTGCCGCTTTCCGCCCACATGACCCTGAAGTGCGGAGCCAACCGCGTCAGCCTGGCCAGCGCCCGCGGCGAGCGCGTCACCGTCGGCGGCCGCTTCTCCTGCGGCATCGCCTATTGGGGCGCCAACGTCTGCCGCTGCGGCTGGGTTGCCGCCTCCGAGCGCGACCTCCCGCCCGACGCCGAAGGCTACCTCGACCACTTCGCCATCCCCTACTTCGAAGCCATGGCCGCCTGGTTCGACGTCCTGCGCATCGGCGCCACCGGCGGCGCCCTCCACCAGGCCGTCCACACCCGCCTCGACCAGGACACCTTCCGCGTCTTCCTGAACGCCGGCCACCTCATTCACCTCGACGAATGGCTTTGTTCCCCCGTCTGGGCCGGATCGACCATCCCCCTGCGCTCCGGCATGGTCATGCAATCGGATGTAATCCCGTCCAATCCGAAGTACTACTCCTCACGCATGGAGGATGGCTACCTTATGGCGGACGCAGCTCTCCAGGCGCAACTGGAACCGGCCCTGCTCGACCGCTGCCGCGCCCGGCGCGACTTCATGCGCACCAAACTGGGCTTGCCGGTGCACGATGACGTCCTCCCGCTGAGCAACCTGTGCGGCATCGTCCCGCCCTATCTCCTGGCGCCCCATCAAGTTCTTTCCTGCGCCGGCTAG
- a CDS encoding alginate lyase family protein yields the protein MTRRELLRRAALAGAALPLAAQQEPPTLLVHSSELSGLQPSAALKTARDTGITKGPWSVTYTRPEGLSEAGLHDFFSEAPYWWPDPKNPNGPYIRKDGKVNRDRFVDHDIHLGRMSNTVLALALSATLTKDEEAADRAWRLLDVWFLQPDTYMNPNLEFGQAIRGITTGRGIGIIDTRPLIWCVQGIALLERGCPNPKLSAGLRRWFSDYVQWLTTSTKGLEERDNGNNHSTWWATQVAAYSTFCGDAKSEQKAYELCRTRLIPSQLRPDGSAPAEEARTRSLSYSIMNLDAFSLLCRLAAQRGIDLWTFKTPEGAGVLTSVEYLAPFAAAPSRWKKPQITPITQTRGYFLGLAGMATNRRDWVELQQKTGHPGGSWGILFDMLMNQWLAHA from the coding sequence GTGACACGTAGAGAGTTGTTGAGAAGGGCCGCCCTAGCCGGCGCGGCCCTTCCGCTTGCCGCACAGCAAGAGCCGCCCACGCTGCTGGTCCACTCCAGCGAGCTCAGCGGCCTGCAGCCCTCTGCCGCATTGAAGACGGCCCGAGACACCGGCATCACCAAGGGCCCGTGGAGCGTCACCTACACCCGCCCTGAAGGTCTCAGCGAAGCCGGCCTGCACGATTTCTTCAGCGAGGCCCCCTACTGGTGGCCCGACCCCAAAAACCCCAACGGTCCCTACATCCGCAAGGACGGCAAGGTCAATCGCGATCGCTTCGTCGACCACGACATCCACCTGGGCCGCATGTCCAATACCGTCCTCGCCCTCGCCCTCTCGGCCACTTTGACGAAGGACGAGGAGGCCGCTGACCGCGCCTGGCGCCTGCTCGACGTCTGGTTCCTCCAGCCCGACACCTATATGAATCCGAACCTCGAGTTCGGCCAGGCCATCCGCGGCATCACCACCGGCCGCGGCATCGGCATCATCGACACCCGCCCGCTCATCTGGTGCGTCCAGGGCATCGCCCTGCTGGAACGCGGCTGTCCCAATCCCAAACTCTCCGCCGGGCTCCGCCGCTGGTTCTCTGACTACGTCCAGTGGCTCACCACCTCCACCAAGGGGCTCGAGGAGCGCGACAACGGCAATAACCATTCCACCTGGTGGGCCACCCAGGTGGCGGCGTACTCCACCTTCTGCGGCGATGCCAAATCTGAACAGAAGGCCTACGAACTCTGCCGTACACGGCTCATCCCCAGCCAGTTGCGGCCCGACGGCAGCGCCCCCGCCGAGGAAGCACGCACCCGCTCGCTCAGCTACTCCATCATGAATCTCGACGCCTTCAGCCTGCTTTGCCGCCTGGCTGCCCAGCGCGGCATCGATCTCTGGACCTTCAAAACCCCCGAAGGCGCGGGCGTCCTCACCTCCGTCGAGTACCTGGCCCCCTTTGCCGCGGCGCCCTCCCGGTGGAAGAAACCGCAGATCACGCCCATCACCCAAACCCGCGGCTATTTCCTGGGACTCGCCGGCATGGCCACCAACCGCCGCGATTGGGTAGAGTTACAGCAGAAGACCGGCCACCCCGGCGGCTCCTGGGGCATTCTCTTCGATATGCTGATGAATCAATGGCTCGCGCACGCCTGA